The Phyllopteryx taeniolatus isolate TA_2022b chromosome 2, UOR_Ptae_1.2, whole genome shotgun sequence nucleotide sequence gaaACTACCGCACCTGAGGGAAAACAACCAGTCAGAGACAAAAGACTGACGAGGTGTCACTCATTTCTTATGCACTCTTGCGGCCTTGCACTGACCTGTTTCCGTGGGTTTctggcggggggtggggggtggaaaAGCCCATCTCAAGATTCAGAGTTTTGCAACATTTCTGCATAATCAAAAACTTCAAAGTGATATTATTTCATGTTATAGTAACAGCCTATTACGAATACGTCATGCTACCAACGTAGCCGTGGCTAACGTGAACTTCTTCTCGGTCCTCATACTAGCgttgctattttgttgaagttggacaatttttttaactttcataaCTGCGTAGGATTATCAACAGTTATGTTTGAGAATCATGCTCATGTAGCTTTGGTCAGAGACTCAAGGTGGCGAGGGATTAGTGAAGTGAGTATATTCAAATCTTGCTGACAGTTTTCACAAGGCAAACGAAGAATAGGTTTGGTGAAACAATGCTTGTAATATCCGTTAAAAGTTTATATTTTGGTACAggttttctgtcaaaatgaaacAATCCGTTTGGCAATAAACATGGAGTCGAAACACTTCATTTGGCCTGCAGTCTGTTGTAAATGATATGCCAACCAGCTGGAAAAATGGGTTAGTACAATTCACATTTATGGGGCGTTGTATTTTATACAGTGCCTGACCTCAAGAAAAGAACCGTAGTCCAAAGGTTGACGCTTGTTTCAGAGCGttcaataatcagcaacagctGGGCTTTCTACCCCGTTTTTAATATTGCTCCTTCCTCTCAGGAGAAATGAGGGCAGCGACGTGTTGTTTTTGAGCTGCCTTGGTAACAACACAGTCCACAGTGATTAAAAGCAGCAGGAATACCCTGGTGAAAGGAAAGGTGCCCTGGATAGGAGCAACACGCCAGCCTAACATGTTGGCCAGTCGTAATGCTGTCCTTTCCTACCCTTCCTTACTGACAAATTGAATCATTTAACCTCTCACAAATAAACACGACGCAGACACTTTTGGCCTTCAGGTGCCTCCATGAAACATtgttacaactgaatggaatgctggaaaaaaaggccaaaatgcATACAATGCATGGGGGTACAGTGCCGCTTTGATCACAGGGTGGACTGTTATCCACATTGGCATAGAAATGTAACGATTCCTTTAAAATGTATAGCGCATGAAAGTTACATTTagaatatatatctatatatctctactgtaaataaatgttagaAAAGTAAGAGTCCTTGAAAAtttcatgcaaatatattttacttAAAAGTTCAATACCACTGAActatttaacaaatgtatttaaagaaaaaaaaagtcaagatttCTGCTTGGTGATATCggaacacaatgaatgaaaacaatcgTGTGATGCCttctgaacatttaaaaaaaaatacaaaatgtgtatatatttttcatttctttatatATCTTTGAAATTAGACGTGATGTTCTGTAACTTTGttacattcatattttacatttgaaaaaatactttttctcaaAACTTTTTGATATGGGCCAggtttaattgaatcattaaaatATGTGGCgctccaataaaaaaaaaaaaaacgtgcaggACTTTGGACACCCGTGACCTAAATATGTTCTAAGTTCTGCGCCTTGACCCTTATTGTGCTGGCTGGCTGCATGGCTCTGCGCACCCTCTAAGCCTCCTCACGGCCTTGTCACGTTTGAAATTGTTTCTATGAATACCCGCAACCATCAGCTGACAACTGCTTCATGGACACGAACTCCTGGTCCAAGGTTGGAAATGCAACTCTCGCCTGGAAGgccaataattgttttttttttaaaaaagcatgttgaatttttttatactgattttttcaattgggggggggggtttgatggttagaaaaaaaatcggTGTAGAGAAAATCTAACGTCTTGAATTGATATTCAAACTCCATTGGACTAAAAATACCACACctaatttaaatttaagatGTACAATTTTTCAACATGGTTTTTATGGCAAAAAGAAATTCAGTGTTAAAATTTGATGATAAGAAATTTTAAGTGGAATAAATGATATGTCTTGAATTCAAATTGAAACTCATTTGGCCCAAAAATAACACACTGAATTGtttaccataaaaaaaaaatacaatgtttaaaaattcAAAGTCAGATGCCAAAGATATACTTCTATAAAACGGAGGCCGAGGTCAGTCAGCGTCTGGCGTGTCTGAATGAACAAAGACAGGACATGCTAAAACTACGGCGGCACGTGACTGTCTGTCAAGAGCGTGTCCATATTCAGAGCAGGCCAGCAGCCGTGCATGCTCAAGTTAGAACACAAAAGTGCCTTTATAAATAGGTCTCACATTTGAAGACTTCAACCAGCGCTGAGGTCACAGAGTTGTCCTGAGCACTGCATCCTTCTGCGTGCTTTCTCAGTGACCTGCATGCAAGTACTTTTGCCACAAATTGACCTtgacctatatatatatatatatatatatatatatatcaaagaAGAAAGATCATATAACCAAGTATTGAAGTTAAACCTACGTTTTTATATCACAGTAGCAGGGTTGCAATTCAATGTTAGAGCTTAAGTAAATTAGTAAATGCTAGCTGTGTTAGCCGCTATGCTAACTGGTCAAGAACAACCTTAGCTATTGAGTTAAAAAGAGTCAAATGTCTTTTACTGATAATTTGAGAAAACGGGGTGGCATTGGTTAGCGAGACACATCCCATTATGGCTGAAAACACTGAAGAGgtgaaaaaatggaaaacaagacTTCAGAGTGGCTTTTTGCTCCAGCCTACATGCTAGCTGCgttagctgctatgctaactGGACAAGAACAAACTTAGCCATATAAAttttttggaaatgtatttttcaagtaATATGAGTAACATGGTTGTGTTtgagtgaaaaacaaaattatggctgaaaacattgaaaaaaattatttgaaaattcagtacctccaattctggaatgaccgaTACAGCGCAAATATTTCTGAACAGGAACTCGGGAATAAGGACTTACCAGTTGTTCCCTTTTCCAAAGAGCCTGCACACCAAATTTCCACCATGATAATCATTCCTCCTGTTTTCCATAACAAAGTTGACCTTTATCAGATCATCTCCACTGGGCGGTGTCACTCGCAAATGCTCTATTCCTGacaaacaatcacattcactgTGGGTTTCGAAAGTGAAAGGGAAATGTCACGCAAGCAATAGACACGGACAAATAATGAGATTACAGTATAGGAATTACTCCGTGTTTTTTGGTGtactattattcaagttttcCGCTGTTAGGTCGACAATTTGTTCCGCAAAGATCGTGGGAGTGTGTCGCCTCCGTGTCTCTTCTCTAAACTCACCACACTCTTCACGTGacgtggcagaatttgtgaagtcACTCAGATCACACCAACATGTCACTACCTCTCGTGAAGTGTTTTGTTCCTTCAAATGTCAAGAATAAACATACCCAGGCAAGAAATGGAGCAATATGGAAGACTGTCACACAGAACGGTACTTGGAAGTAGAATTTgatgtcactagtagtactagtagcacatATTTGTCAACTAGtacacagttttgcctcactagtagtTGTCCtatactagtgaggacaaagaacgtactagtacatggaccttaagatagatatcaaggatattgacTAAATGCTCGAACAACTTTATAGACAGCTATTAGTTGGCATTCTGGTGCTACTAGTCgggtccaggaggctactagtATGTGATGCATGCCTTCTAGTTGGGCTTAGTTGTGTTACCACTACAGCATagtagtttactagtaaggtttaattgtgtactagtaggccaaaaatGGCACTAGTATTGGAAAGTGATGCAAATAATGATTTGGAGCTACAGGTTTAAAAAGTGTAAACACACTCAGCAATCACCTTGTGGAATCGTGGAGTGAGTTAATAAAAAGTGGCACTCATCCCAACTGGCGGGCAAGCAGGAGGAGGGATTCCAACAACGGTGCTATTATCTTTGAACTAGCAGCCAAAAATCTGCCATAGCACAACACGGAAGCTCCTTTCAAAGTTGGGGGAAATGCTGGCCGGCCACGTGAGCCAAGCAATCGAACGCAAGCAAGCAGAGACCACCCAACAGACCCAATCTCTGTTTATCCATCATcctggtttttgttttggaggATAGTctgaggccccccccccccttcccccaggAGGTCTAGAAACGCCCCTGCAACCGAGCCGACGATTTTGCACTCTGTGTTGCGCTCACTGTAGGCAAATGAAAAGGTTTATCCAAAATAATTGCTGCATGATCAAAGGGCGTATTGACGCAGAGAAGACGCCCTTTGGCATTAATGGATTGACTTTTATTTACCTTCATTTATGCAAGGGAATTTCTATAGACaaaaacgaaagaaaaaaaaaacaatgaccatTCACTAGTCACTTCTAATGTCACGCAACTGAACATTACAATGGCGTACTCCTTCATGTGAAGCACGTGGCCTTTTACAGATATAATGAATACTTACAGACGCCTGTAAAAACCCATCAACAGAAAGCACCCAAAAACAGCTAAGCTTGGTTTCAGGTGCGCAACCCTGAAACTAGTCCAACCTGTGCCACCAGATGGAGAACTCTGTAGAGGAGTAAAAGAGTTGAAAAtagatttcattttaaatgtaaatctaagtacagtaacaaagtatttcaATGTTGTAAAGATTGCATTGATCTGAGGGAGAAGTGCTCAAGTCTCATCGTAATTTCGCCGTTGGGATGTAAATGGAAAGGACTGTGCGTTAGAAATATATTTCTCAAAGCGAACGCAAACTCACGCGTCGAGCACAAAAGGACAAATGGTATCATGGGAGATACCCTGCAGACAGATTGTTATGTTCACAGGTTGCCAGGACACAAGAGTCCCTGGAGATCTCCCTCCACAGCACATTTCTCCAGCGTGTCAGTGGACATGTATCACCCGAGAGGACaccaactcacacacacagatatgtatatatatatatatatatacagagagagagagagagagagagagagagagagagagagagagagagatttgtaCATCGCAATcatgacatgattttttttttgttttctttgcacACTAGGACAATGAAGGCGAAGGCTTTGTCAGTCAAGGAGTGCGGCTGGACAGCAGAGGATTGCCACCTAGTGGAAGAGCTGCCAGGAGACTCACACAGAGGAACCCTGTGTCTGCCTAACATCTTCAGGTCAAAGAAAGTCAAGCCTTTTCGCCGGACCCAGACGACGGGCCCGGCTTACCAGGTCTACTACACGGCCCGAGAGCTTCTTCTGGAGGTGCTGGATAGAGGAGCCATTCGGGAGCTGATGTGGAGAGCCTCCGTGTTGAGCTGTGGACCTCCTCGACCTTCGCACGCTCAAAGAAGGGAGCAAGGCGTCCGCTTCTCCGAGGAGGATTACACCGAGATGTTAACTTGCTTCTCCATGGTTCTGCAGGACGGTCTCGCTGTGGGAGAGCGTGAGCTGAGCCTCCGATTAGAAGGCTGGAAGGGGGTCCTGAAGAGAAACTGCTTCCAAAGCTGCCTCCTGCATCTGAGCCGACTGGAGGATGAAGACAAGCTGGAAGCCTTGTCCGCCTTCTGCGGCCACGTGACCAAGCGCTACCGAGGATTATACACGCCTGGTGAGAACCTGGCTGTGAAGAAATACAAACTTCGGTACCAACAGATTCCCTGCACGCTTCATCTGGCTATCCTCTGTGATATCAGCTCAGGGTTCATCTGCAACATGCATCTGTACATCCCGGAGCAGCTCCGGGGACGTAGTAAGAAGCCTGTCGTTGTGCAGGTGGTGGAGCACCTGATCAGACCTTTCTGCAGCCACCGCCACCTGCTGTGGTTGGACCCCTCTGTCTGGACGGAGGGCAAGCTCCTCCACATCTTCTCTGAGTCAAAAGTTAAGATTCGGACAGCTTCGACGGAGCCATCCTCATCTGCACAAAGCACATCGAAGTTCTTCTCACCATCCCTCCTTGCAGCTCATCTCCAAGGCTGGACCGGACCGGCTCTTCTTTTCCCTTTGTCCGACATGAGAGAATCACAGGCAGACGTGCTCCTCCCCGGTCTCTGGGTGGCACTGCACAGCATCTACATCAACACATTTGTGCTCCATACCCTGCAGAGCTCAGGCAGGCAGGTCCAGCTGACCCAGTTCACCAGAACTCTGGCCTCTCAGCTGGCTCTGGACAACAGCGCCGGAGTGCCGGTCCTGCCTCAGCTTAGCAGCGCATCGTACCAAGAGATGCAAAGTCTGACAAGTTTCCCCAAGCAAAGGTTGGTCCACACTGTTCATTTTCCAATTACACATATACGGTAGTGACAGTTTCTGCCGTGTGCAATATGTGGGGCCACACCGGGCGGCAACGTGTCTGCCGTGTGTGCTCGGACTGTTACTGCGCACATGGCATGCTACGAGTGAAGACTAATAAAAAGTgtatatgggtgtttatttgattacgggCCTTTTTATATCCttgatgtaaaatgtaaagaaaaaatatatcgAAATAGATgttttcaataaccagcagtgggcgtgcctaattctaagtgttgtctaaaatttcatgttaatattggtatattttgacattttatggtggtattttacagttttcacgCTGTCCCTAGCACAGGGTTTGGCTATATGAAGCGCTATCTTTCCActaaaaaatgctcaaatggtgTAACTTTTACCATGGATTCCTTCAAATATAACAGAATTAATGATTGCTcatcatatatacaaaacatttcaaattctgtcttttatttattactaaaatatgtatgtcccttaaagttgctgtcattaccgccacattgACCGTTTTCAGATCAATAAAGTTGATTCAAAATCGGATTCTTTAGTTCCCTGTGTCgttttgtcttgtcactcaagcGCATGCTAGCCCAGAGacaagtcagacattttgataaGTTTTCTTCCTCATTTGCACCCTTAAGTCACGTAATATTTTGACTAcatgtcattaccaaacgacTTGTAGTGTAAAAACTTGatagtaatataaaaatatttgacaggACTAGTTAGCTAAAAGAGAACTTTAAGCTAACTCTCCCAGCATAGGacagttagctaaaaactttGAACTTTCCATCACATGTCATCACATAGTGCAGTGTGGTGGTGATGACACTAACGAAAATCAAAAGTGCCCGCAATCCAATAAACACCCATATATCAAATTATGAACTACGTATCTTTTCGAAATGTATTACGAGCCTGTCTGATATTAATAAATGGATGATGTGCAAAAGTGTTGCAGTATATTGAATGTATGTGTATTTTGGGTAAAAATATTAACTGTCAAGTGTCTGCTGTAATTTTGGCCACTGAAATGTCAGCTCAGGTAGCTTTATGAGCTTATGAccacttttactttatttttattatgctACATTGCACTTGTTTTTGCAGGTGCAGATCACGCGTCACTTGAAACAACGAGTGTCAAGGCGCCCTCTGACCTATGACTTCTGTTCCTTATGTTTAGAATGTGCGATCATTCATTGCACAGTAATCACTCGCATATTCGTGGGTCACTATTGACAACTTACCCATTAAGATGCCACCAAGGTGCCACAAATATCCTTTCCAAAGAAGTAcattagcctgggttgttagtggacgGTACATGTTGCATGTACTTGTGCACTTccagtgcattttctttttcaaatcagATCGACACCACATACGTTCTGTTCTTGCTCCTGTAGAAAAAACACGCACAGCAGCGGTCCTGTGACGGAAAAGCGACTACAGGGGTGGGACCGACCCGGTGTGTGCGGTTTAGACAACTCTGGAAACTTCTGCTACTTGAACGCGGTGTTGCAGTGTGTTTGCTCCACGGTGCCCCTGGTTGAGCACCTCCTTCACCAGGACACTTGCAAAGAGCTGGCACGGTGAGGCGAGCGCATCTGTGAGCGCCGAGTGGATGTTTTTAGCTGGGAAAATGAACAGGGAGGCTGCAATTTTCAATACACTCTCTTCAATTATGGCActaaattgtcttactagtgatgaGCATACTAGTAGAATGAGaatgtgtcttactagtaatctttttttttccccccaatattgCCTTCTATTACTGTATAACATTTAT carries:
- the LOC133467302 gene encoding ubiquitin carboxyl-terminal hydrolase 8-like, translated to MFTGCQDTRVPGDLPPQHISPACQWTCITREDTNSHTQTRTMKAKALSVKECGWTAEDCHLVEELPGDSHRGTLCLPNIFRSKKVKPFRRTQTTGPAYQVYYTARELLLEVLDRGAIRELMWRASVLSCGPPRPSHAQRREQGVRFSEEDYTEMLTCFSMVLQDGLAVGERELSLRLEGWKGVLKRNCFQSCLLHLSRLEDEDKLEALSAFCGHVTKRYRGLYTPGENLAVKKYKLRYQQIPCTLHLAILCDISSGFICNMHLYIPEQLRGRSKKPVVVQVVEHLIRPFCSHRHLLWLDPSVWTEGKLLHIFSESKVKIRTASTEPSSSAQSTSKFFSPSLLAAHLQGWTGPALLFPLSDMRESQADVLLPGLWVALHSIYINTFVLHTLQSSGRQVQLTQFTRTLASQLALDNSAGVPVLPQLSSASYQEMQSLTSFPKQRKNTHSSGPVTEKRLQGWDRPGVCGLDNSGNFCYLNAVLQCVCSTVPLVEHLLHQDTCKELARAKCRVAQVFVRLLEQMWLGRSSSCAPVEASSLLCSILPQFNNHSQQDAQELLLLLFNALHDDLKKVGRCEMHSSERLRRDQDINCASGPGESTIVSKLFEGQLGYMTVCTQCDHQTHNTQTFTVLSLPIPTHVGKCSIQDCLSLFFEQTLLTGGEKMLCSACERRKETALLTCLDKPPEILVLHLKRFGCKGKNQVKLRTNVIFSMVLDLSLFLSSSAQNTSCSSYRLYAVVNHAGHLNMGHYTALCHSALTRTWHRFNDSAVRELRDSHVQSPDAYVLLYSRKPFRKPKIVGLKMT